The DNA region ACTCGGTCAGGGTCCCGTTGCCGGGTTTCTGGCGACGGGATTTTTTTTGCCCCGGCGCAAGCGGTGGCTGCGGGATGCGCTTCAGAATCCGCAGGCGAAAAAAACGCATGCACAGGGGAGGGCATGCGTGTGAGGTCGTCGCGGCGGCATAAAGCCTCGCCGCGCGAGAGGGGAAACTTAGTGCGTGACGCGCGTCACGCCTCCGCTGGAGAGCAGTCGCACGCGCTCGCCCGCGCGGAAGATCTCGCCGGTGGCGCTTTGGGTGATGGCGCGCATGTCGCCGTTGTCGAGTCGCACGGTGATTTCGAGACCGTCGTGCACTGCAGCGCCGTTCTCGATCGAGTTGCCGGCGACCGCGCCCGCGAGACCGCCGATGATGCCCGTGACGATCGAGCCGCGCCCGCCGCCGATTGCGCTGCCGGCAACCGCACCCAGCGCGCCGCCGCCGATCGCGCCCAGACCGCTCGGCTGGCCGTTGTTCGAACTGATCTTCACCGCGCGCACGCTGTCGACCGTGCCCATGCGGACCGTTTCTTCCCGCTGTGCTTGCGACGCCGTGTACACGTCCGCGGAACTGCTGTTATACGCACACCCCGACATGGTCAGCGAACCGACGATCAAGGCGGCCACGACCAGGCGACTCGTTGTTCTCATTCCCTACACTCCAATAGCTCTCGGCATTACGGCAGGTCGTATCCGAACGCCTGCTTGAACCGCTCGTTGATCTCCGCCCGGCTGGGCGCGTAGTTTTGTGGGCCCTGGTGTTCGATCTTCAGCGCGCCCATCAGGCTTGCGAGCCGGCCGGTGGTGGCCCAGCCAAGCTTGTTCTCGATGCCGTACAGCAGGCCGCCGCGGAAAGCGTCGCCGCAGCCTGTCGGGTCGAGCACTTGCTGTGCCTTGACCGCCGGAATCGCTTCGACGCCGCCCGCGTGATAAATCTGCGCGCCCTGCTCGCCGAGCGTGACGATCAGCGCCTCGACCTTGCCGGTGATTTCTTCGATCGACCAACCGGTTTTGTTGCTCACCAGTTTGGCTTCGTAGTCATTGACCGCTACATACGTAGCGAGTTCAATCATGCGCCGCAGCGACGCACCGTCGAAGAGCGGCAACCCCTGGCCCGGATCGAAGATGAACGGCACGCCCGCGGCTGCCAGATGCTCGGAATGCTGGATCATGCCGTCGTAGCCGTCGGGCGCGACGATACCCAGCGTGATGCCCTTCGCCTCATCGGCGCGATTCAGGTGCGACTGCATCATCGCGCCAGGATGGAACGCGGTGATCTGATTGTTTTCCAGATCCGTGGTGATCATCGCCTGGGCCGAATAGGTGTCCGGCACCACCAGCACGCTTTCCGTCGACAGGCCGAGTTGCTTGAAGCGGTCCATGTAGAGCTGCGCGTCGACCGAGCCCAGCGTGCCCATGATGCGCGCGTCGCCGCCCAGCAGATGCAGCGAGTAGGCAATGTTGCCCGCACAGCCGCCGAACTCGCGGCGCATGGTCGGCACGAGAAAGCTCACGTTCAGAATGTGGACCTGCTCCGGCAGGATGTGCTCCCGGAAGCGGCCTTCGAAAGTCATGATGTTGTCGTAGGCGAGCGAGCCGCAAATGAGCGTAGCCAAGGCGAGCGTCCTGTAAAAACGATAAAGGAAAAGGGAGCGTCGATGCGACAGCGCCGCGCATGAAGCGCGGCGCCGGAGTTCGTACGCGAAGGGTTTACTTCAGCGCGGCGAGTGCTGCGTCGTAGTTCGGTTCGTTCTTGATTTCGCCGACCAGTTCAGCGTGAACGACCTTGTCGTTCTCGTCGATCACCACCACGGCGCGAGCCGTCAGGCCGGTCAGCGGGCCGCTCGTCACGTCGACGCCGTAGGCTTGCGCGAACTCATGGCCACGGAACGTGGATGCCGTGACGACGTTCTCGATGCCTTCGGTCGTGCAGAAGCGCGATGCGGCGAACGGCAGATCGCCCGACACGACGATCACCGACGTGTTGGTCAGCTTGGCGGCGGCTTCGTTGAACTTGCGGGTCGAGGTGGCGCAGGTCGGCGTGTCGAGGCTCGGGACGATGTTCAGCACTTTGCGCTTGCCGGCGAAATCGGCCAGCGACACCGGCTTCAGATCCTTGCCGACCAGCGAGAAAGCGGGAGCGGCCTGGCCGACCGACGGGAACGTGCCGGCTACTTCAATCGGGTTGCCACCCAGCGTGACTTGACTCATGTTGTTGTGCTCCGAAAATTCGTCAGTAATGACGGTGGACGTACCCGGTCGGTGCCGGGCACGCATGAATGCGTTACGGATAAAAAATCTGTACGCGGAAATTGGAAGCGACCGCATTGCCCGTGTCGAGATGCACGATCATGGTCTGAGTCGTGTGCGCGGGCAGGCCGGCCGCGATCGGCGTGCCGGGCGGGACATAGTCTTGCGGCCACAGCACGCGGCGCACCGCGACGTTGTTCTGGTCGTCGAGCAGCGTGAGTTCGATCGCCGGATAGGCGAGCGCAATATTGAAGCGGTTGCGCAACGGCATCTTCAGTTCGAGCTTGTGCGGGCCGTCGATCTGCCGCAGATCGGACGGTTCGACCTGCAAGCCGTCGATGTCGTGCGGCGGCGTGACGAGGCAGCCGAGCGTCGCGCAGGCCTTCGCGTAGAGCGTCTGGGAGCGCGGCAAGTACACCATCACCGTTTCGCGCTGCCACCAGGCGAGTTGCGCGAGCAGCGCGATGATCAACAGCCCCGCCACCACCGAGCCGACGATGACCCAGCCCATGCGCCGCGGCTCGGGCGGGCGCGTTTCGCGCACGACCGGGAAGGGATCGGTGCCATCGTTGACCGGTTGCACGGAGAAGGGCTCGCCGCTGGCGGCGAGCGGGGCGTTGCTCATGGGCGCCGGGCCGGCGGCAGCGGTCGGGCTGGCGGCAGCAAAGCCGGCCGCGTCCGCAGCCGCACCTACGCCGCCCGCGCCGAAACGCGGCTCGTTGTCGCGGATGCCATGCAACGTGGCCGATTCATCCGGCGCCGGCTCTTCCTGCGGAGCGTCAGAAGCGCGCTCGGTCTTGTGCCAGACGCGCGGCGCTTCTTCCACAGGCGGATCGACCTGATAGGCGAATGGCTCGAGCGGCGCGTCCGCCAGCATCGGTTCGTGGTCGGGTGGAACGGGCGCGGTGAACGCGCCGGGCGGCAGTTCGGGTTCGGTGGCGTGGCGCGGCGTGACCGCGACGCCTGCGCCGGTGGACACCGGCGAGAGCGGCACATTGCCGGCGTGGTGGCGCAGACGGTTGTCGATGGCCGCGTCGGGGGCCGGCGCCCACGGGTCCCATGCTTCGGCGCTGAAGTCAGGGTCTTTCGGGCGCACGCCCGACAGCGCTTCGATCGCCGCGGCTGCGGCGACCGGTTTGGCGGTGGAGAAGTCGCCGCCTTCGGTAATGTCGAACAGGCTGCTCGACGCGTCGAACACTTCGTGGCAATGCCCGCAGCGCACGAGCCCGCGGCGTAGCGCGAGCTGTTCCGTTTGCAGGCGGAAGACGGTTTCGCAGAAGGGGCAACGCGTTGCCAGGAGCATATTGAGCCGATAAGCCGGAAGGCCGTTGGTTGGACAATACGCCTTATTCTAATGGCTTTCGCGGCGCGTTCCCGACAGACATACCCAACCTTCGTGTTCGCGCCAGACGCTGATGTCGATCCATCGTGCGTAGACCTGCGCGACTTCGTCCGCCTGCCGCGCCAGAATGCCCGACAGCGCGATCCGGCCACCCGGCTTGACCTTCGACGAGAGCATCGACGCCATCAGCTTGAGCGGATTGGACAGGATATTGGCGACTACGATATCGAACTCGCCGGTGGGGCACGCGTCGGGCAAACCGTACGTGACTTCCGCGCGATTGCGCTCGCTGTTATGACGCGCCGACTCCACCGCTTGCGGGTCGATGTCGATGCCGTACACCGGATCGGCGCCGCACTTCTTCGCGAGGATCGCGAGGATGCCAGAGCCGCAACCGTAGTCGAGCACGGACTGCCCGGGCGTCACCGATTGCTCCAGCCATTCCATGCACAACCGCGTGGTGGGATGGCTGCCGGTGCCGAACGCAAGGCCGGGATCGAGTTCCAGCACGAGTGCTTCGGGGTCCGGCGCATCGTGCCACGACGGCACGACCCAGATGCGTTCGCCGATCTTGATCGGATCGAATTGCGACTGCGTAAGCCGAACCCAATCCTGCTCTTCGACTTCACGCACGGTGAAAGACGGCGCCGCCTCCAGGCCGATTTCATTGGCCGCGGCGGTCAGCAACACCGCCGGGTCGTGCTCCGGCGCGAGCAGCGCGATCACGCGCGAACGCTGCCACGCCGTGCGATCCGGCGTGAGACCGGGCTCGCCGAACAGCGGCTGTTCGTCGGGCGTATCGGCGTCCGCATCTTCGACCGATACGGACAGCGCGCCCAACTCGAGCAGCGCGTCGGAGAATTCCTCCGCGTGCTCGCGTGCCAGCTCGGCGATCAGTTCCCGGTAGCTCATGAGTTACGCTTCTTCCGGCGCGGCCTGCTGCTTCGCGGCCAACCGGTTTTCGAGGTAGTGAATGCTGGTGCCGCCTTCGACGAATTTCGCGTCCAGCATCAGCTCGCGGTGCAACGGGATGTTGGTCTGAATGCCTTCCACCACCATCTCCGAGAGCGCGATGCGCATGCGCTTGATCGCCTGCTCGCGCGTCGCGCCGTAAGCGATCAGCTTGCCGATCATCGAATCGTAGTTCGGCGGCACGAAATAGCCATTGTATGCATGCGAGTCGACGCGGATGCCGGGGCCGCCCGGCATATGCCACGACGTCAGGCGTCCCGGCGACGGAATGAACTTGAACGGATCTTCCGCGTTGATCCGGCATTCGATCGCGTGACCCTTGAACACGATGTCGCGCTGACGGAAGGCGAGCTTTTCGCCGGCCGCAATGCGGATCTGTTCCTGCACGATGTCGACGCCCGTGATCAACTCGGTCACCGGGTGCTCGACCTGCACGCGCGTGTTCATTTCGATGAAGTAGAACTCGCCGTTTTCATACAGGAACTCGAAGGTACCCGCGCCGAGATAGCCCATCTTCTTGCAGGCGTCCGCGCAACGATCGCCGATGCGGTCGATCAGGCGGCGTGCAATACCCGGCGCCGGCGCTTCTTCGATCACTTTCTGGTGACGCCGCTGCATCGAGCAGTCACGTTCGCCGAGCCAGACGGCGTTCTTGAACGAATCCGCCAACACCTGGATTTCGATGTGCCGCGGGTTCTCCAGGAATTTCTCCATGTAGACCTGCGGGTTGCCGAACGCGCGGCCGGCTTCTTCGCGCGTCATGTTGACCGCGTTGACGAGCGCCGCTTCCGTGTGGACCACGCGCATGCCGCGGCCACCCCCGCCGCCGGCCGCCTTGATGATGACGGGATAGCCGACCTGGCGGGCAATCTTCACGATCTCTTTGGGATCTTCCGGCAATGCGCCTTCCGAGCCCGGCACGCAAGGCACGCCGGTCTTGATCATGGTCTGCTTGGCCGTGACCTTGTCGCCCATCATCCGGATGGTTTCCGGGCGCGGGCCGATGAAGGTGAAGCCGGACTGTTCGACACGCTCGGCGAAGTCGGCGTTTTCCGAGAGGAAGCCGTAGCCGGGGTGGATCGCTTCGGCGTCGGTCACTTCCGCCGCGCTGATCAGCGCGGGCATGTTCAGATAGCTCAGGTTCGAAGGCGCAGGGCCGATACAGACCGCCTCGTCGGCGAGCTTCACGTACTTGGCTTCCTTGTCGGCTTCCGAATAGACGACGACTGTCTTGACGCCAAGCTCGCGGCAAGCGCGCTGGATACGAAGCGCGATCTCGCCACGATTGGCAATGAGGATTTTTTCAAACATAGCGGGTTTTCGACTCATCAATGGGCGCCGGGTTGATCACAACGCCGGCTGCCTCAGAGGATCGGTCGCGCGCCCTGGATAGCGGGCGCGCGGGCGGCATGCGCAGAACAGAGCGCTGGGCGTGCCGCGTCAGCCGACCACGAACAGCGGTTGGCCGTACTCGACCGCCTGGCCGTTTTCGACGAGGATTTCCTTCACCACGCCGGACTTGTCCGACTCGATTTCGTTGAGCAGCTTCATGGCTTCGATGATGCAGATCGTCTGGCCTTCCTTGACCGTGTCGCCCACCTGGACGAACGGGTCGGCGCCCGGGGACGGTGCGCGGTAGAAGGTGCCGACCATCGGCGAGGTCACCACGTGGCCTTGCGGCGCGGCGGCGGCCGGCGTGGCCGGCGCAGCCGCGGCAGCGGCCGGCGCTTCGCCGCCGATAGCCGGCGCCGGTTGCGCGTATTGCGGCGCGTACGAGGCGGACGGTTGCACGTAAACCGGCGGCGCATTCTTGACGATGCGAACCTTGCCTTCGCCCTCGGTCACTTCGAGTTCGGAAATACCGGACTCCGAGACGAGGTCGATCAGAGTTTTCAGTTTACGTAGATCCATCAGGAGCCCCTTTCAATGCGAAAAGTGCCGGCGCATACGCAGCCGGCGCAAATTAGACGTGTTTGGAATCAGCCGCGCGACGAGCCGGCGGCGAGCCGGTCGAGCGCGAATTCGAGCGCGTACAGATAGCCCTTCCAGCCGAGGCCGCAAATCACGCCCTCTGCCTGGTCGGAGAAATACGAGTGATGCCGGAACGGTTCGCGACGATGCACGTTCGACAGATGAATCTCGACGAACGGGATGCCGACCCCCGCCAGTGCGTCCCGAATGGCCACGCTGGTGTGCGTGTACGCGGCGGGATTGATCAGTATGAAATCGGTCTGTTCAGTCCGGGCGGATTGGATGCGGTCCACCAGAGCGCCTTCATGATTGCTCTGGAACGACGCCAGTTCGACGCCGGCGTCCGCTGCGCGGTCCGCCAGCGCCTGATCGATCTGCGGCAAGGTCACGCGACCGTAGACCTCGGGTTCCCGGGTGCCGAGAAGGTTGAGGTTGGGTCCGTGCAGTACCAGCAGTCGCGTCATGGTCGCTTCTTTTTCCGTGGAATTGGGCGCACTTTAGCGCTGATTAGAGAAACTTGTCTAGTTTCCCGAACATACCGCAGGATGACGGCGGCGATTTGCCGCCGCACCGGGCGCCCATCTTCTCTCAAATCCGTGCGATTTGCGCGTATTTTTCGCGCGTTCGGAGGCTAATTGAGTGTCAAAAGAATGTGAAATTTAAAGCGCGTCGAGGGTCTGTTTCAGCGCTTGAGCGTCGATTTGTCCCAATTTTGTCGAACGAATCTCGCCTTTTGCGTCGATTACGACGGTGAAGGGCAGGCCGCCCGCCGTATTGCCGAAGGCTCGCGCGAGGTCGGCGCCGCCGAAGCCGGTGACATAAACCGGGTAGGCAACTTTCACTTTCTGCAGGAATGCCTGAACGTTCTTATCCGAATCGACGCCAAGTCCGACGAACTGGATCCCTTTTTTTGCGTAATCGCGCTGAAGCTGCGACAGCGCGGGCATTTCTTCGACGCAAGGCCCGCACCACGAGGCCCAGAAGTTGACGACGATTGGGCGGCCTTTAAGCGAACTTAGCGTTTGCGGTTTGCCG from Paraburkholderia aromaticivorans includes:
- a CDS encoding zinc-ribbon and DUF3426 domain-containing protein, giving the protein MLLATRCPFCETVFRLQTEQLALRRGLVRCGHCHEVFDASSSLFDITEGGDFSTAKPVAAAAAIEALSGVRPKDPDFSAEAWDPWAPAPDAAIDNRLRHHAGNVPLSPVSTGAGVAVTPRHATEPELPPGAFTAPVPPDHEPMLADAPLEPFAYQVDPPVEEAPRVWHKTERASDAPQEEPAPDESATLHGIRDNEPRFGAGGVGAAADAAGFAAASPTAAAGPAPMSNAPLAASGEPFSVQPVNDGTDPFPVVRETRPPEPRRMGWVIVGSVVAGLLIIALLAQLAWWQRETVMVYLPRSQTLYAKACATLGCLVTPPHDIDGLQVEPSDLRQIDGPHKLELKMPLRNRFNIALAYPAIELTLLDDQNNVAVRRVLWPQDYVPPGTPIAAGLPAHTTQTMIVHLDTGNAVASNFRVQIFYP
- the aroQ gene encoding type II 3-dehydroquinate dehydratase: MTRLLVLHGPNLNLLGTREPEVYGRVTLPQIDQALADRAADAGVELASFQSNHEGALVDRIQSARTEQTDFILINPAAYTHTSVAIRDALAGVGIPFVEIHLSNVHRREPFRHHSYFSDQAEGVICGLGWKGYLYALEFALDRLAAGSSRG
- the accC gene encoding acetyl-CoA carboxylase biotin carboxylase subunit, which translates into the protein MFEKILIANRGEIALRIQRACRELGVKTVVVYSEADKEAKYVKLADEAVCIGPAPSNLSYLNMPALISAAEVTDAEAIHPGYGFLSENADFAERVEQSGFTFIGPRPETIRMMGDKVTAKQTMIKTGVPCVPGSEGALPEDPKEIVKIARQVGYPVIIKAAGGGGGRGMRVVHTEAALVNAVNMTREEAGRAFGNPQVYMEKFLENPRHIEIQVLADSFKNAVWLGERDCSMQRRHQKVIEEAPAPGIARRLIDRIGDRCADACKKMGYLGAGTFEFLYENGEFYFIEMNTRVQVEHPVTELITGVDIVQEQIRIAAGEKLAFRQRDIVFKGHAIECRINAEDPFKFIPSPGRLTSWHMPGGPGIRVDSHAYNGYFVPPNYDSMIGKLIAYGATREQAIKRMRIALSEMVVEGIQTNIPLHRELMLDAKFVEGGTSIHYLENRLAAKQQAAPEEA
- a CDS encoding TlpA family protein disulfide reductase: MNTRRILAAALVAIAAAGGGVLANHLLNGGSAELARAAPPASGEDAVAQLWSAPVTTVDGKPQTLSSLKGRPIVVNFWASWCGPCVEEMPALSQLQRDYAKKGIQFVGLGVDSDKNVQAFLQKVKVAYPVYVTGFGGADLARAFGNTAGGLPFTVVIDAKGEIRSTKLGQIDAQALKQTLDAL
- the tpx gene encoding thiol peroxidase, coding for MSQVTLGGNPIEVAGTFPSVGQAAPAFSLVGKDLKPVSLADFAGKRKVLNIVPSLDTPTCATSTRKFNEAAAKLTNTSVIVVSGDLPFAASRFCTTEGIENVVTASTFRGHEFAQAYGVDVTSGPLTGLTARAVVVIDENDKVVHAELVGEIKNEPNYDAALAALK
- the accB gene encoding acetyl-CoA carboxylase biotin carboxyl carrier protein, which translates into the protein MDLRKLKTLIDLVSESGISELEVTEGEGKVRIVKNAPPVYVQPSASYAPQYAQPAPAIGGEAPAAAAAAPATPAAAAPQGHVVTSPMVGTFYRAPSPGADPFVQVGDTVKEGQTICIIEAMKLLNEIESDKSGVVKEILVENGQAVEYGQPLFVVG
- a CDS encoding glycine zipper 2TM domain-containing protein — encoded protein: MRTTSRLVVAALIVGSLTMSGCAYNSSSADVYTASQAQREETVRMGTVDSVRAVKISSNNGQPSGLGAIGGGALGAVAGSAIGGGRGSIVTGIIGGLAGAVAGNSIENGAAVHDGLEITVRLDNGDMRAITQSATGEIFRAGERVRLLSSGGVTRVTH
- a CDS encoding carbohydrate kinase family protein, which codes for MATLICGSLAYDNIMTFEGRFREHILPEQVHILNVSFLVPTMRREFGGCAGNIAYSLHLLGGDARIMGTLGSVDAQLYMDRFKQLGLSTESVLVVPDTYSAQAMITTDLENNQITAFHPGAMMQSHLNRADEAKGITLGIVAPDGYDGMIQHSEHLAAAGVPFIFDPGQGLPLFDGASLRRMIELATYVAVNDYEAKLVSNKTGWSIEEITGKVEALIVTLGEQGAQIYHAGGVEAIPAVKAQQVLDPTGCGDAFRGGLLYGIENKLGWATTGRLASLMGALKIEHQGPQNYAPSRAEINERFKQAFGYDLP
- the prmA gene encoding 50S ribosomal protein L11 methyltransferase — encoded protein: MSYRELIAELAREHAEEFSDALLELGALSVSVEDADADTPDEQPLFGEPGLTPDRTAWQRSRVIALLAPEHDPAVLLTAAANEIGLEAAPSFTVREVEEQDWVRLTQSQFDPIKIGERIWVVPSWHDAPDPEALVLELDPGLAFGTGSHPTTRLCMEWLEQSVTPGQSVLDYGCGSGILAILAKKCGADPVYGIDIDPQAVESARHNSERNRAEVTYGLPDACPTGEFDIVVANILSNPLKLMASMLSSKVKPGGRIALSGILARQADEVAQVYARWIDISVWREHEGWVCLSGTRRESH